One Pseudomonas sp. MH9.2 DNA segment encodes these proteins:
- a CDS encoding LacI family DNA-binding transcriptional regulator: MTRIGSRSTGRPTLNEVARLAAVSPITASRALRGIATVAPELVEKVRAAAQNLGYVANPAARALASSQSQTVVVLVPSLTNQLFIETLEAIQGVLRTRGLEVVIGNYHYSPVEEENLLRTYLANRPRGLLLTGFDHTPAVRQLLAASGVPCVHMMELDPARGAYCVGFSQEQAGAEAARHLLGRGRRRLAYIAAQLDPRVLQRGEGFRRVLREAGLHDPALEVMSPLPSSIGLGGELFAQLMETHPDVDAVFFCNDDLAQGATLEALRRGIAIPERVALIGFNDLPGSAHMVPRLTSIRTPREAVGQRAAQLLLGLMEGVAQVPQVDLGFELVMREST, translated from the coding sequence ATGACACGCATTGGTTCCCGCTCCACGGGTCGTCCGACCCTTAATGAAGTTGCGCGGCTTGCCGCCGTCTCACCGATTACCGCCTCAAGGGCGCTACGCGGTATCGCCACTGTCGCGCCGGAGTTGGTAGAAAAAGTCCGGGCTGCCGCGCAGAACTTGGGGTATGTCGCTAACCCGGCCGCTCGCGCACTGGCCTCATCACAAAGCCAGACGGTGGTGGTGCTGGTGCCGTCGCTGACCAACCAGTTGTTCATTGAAACCCTGGAAGCAATTCAAGGCGTATTGCGCACGCGTGGCCTGGAAGTAGTAATCGGCAACTACCACTACTCGCCCGTCGAGGAAGAAAACCTGCTGCGCACCTACCTGGCTAATCGGCCACGGGGGTTGTTGTTGACCGGTTTCGACCACACACCCGCCGTGCGCCAGTTACTCGCCGCCAGCGGCGTACCCTGCGTGCACATGATGGAGCTGGACCCTGCGCGGGGTGCCTATTGCGTGGGGTTTTCTCAGGAACAAGCCGGTGCCGAAGCGGCCAGGCATTTGCTGGGGCGCGGTCGGCGGCGCCTGGCCTACATTGCGGCGCAACTTGATCCCCGGGTGTTGCAGCGTGGCGAAGGTTTTCGGCGTGTCCTGCGTGAAGCCGGACTGCATGATCCGGCGCTCGAAGTGATGTCGCCGCTGCCTTCGTCCATTGGTCTGGGCGGTGAGTTGTTTGCGCAATTGATGGAGACCCATCCGGACGTTGATGCGGTTTTCTTCTGCAACGATGACTTGGCCCAAGGAGCGACCCTGGAAGCCCTGAGGCGGGGTATCGCCATCCCCGAACGCGTGGCGCTGATCGGCTTCAACGACCTGCCTGGTTCTGCGCACATGGTCCCGCGCCTGACATCGATCCGCACGCCACGCGAAGCCGTCGGTCAACGGGCCGCGCAGTTGTTGCTCGGGTTGATGGAAGGGGTTGCGCAGGTGCCGCAGGTGGACCTGGGGTTTGAATTGGTGATGCGGGAAAGTACGTGA
- a CDS encoding gluconokinase — translation MGVAGCGKSVIGAAIALRSDGRLIEGDAFHSAANIEKMSAGIPLNDEDRAGWLVRLGEEMATALRNGERPIVTCSALKLSYREKLREAVPGLGFIFLELSKELAIQRCEHRPGHFMPASLVDSQFATLEPPYGEPLTLVVDATLHVDTLGEQAAAWWKASWPQK, via the coding sequence ATGGGTGTCGCCGGATGCGGCAAAAGCGTCATCGGCGCCGCCATCGCGCTGCGCAGCGACGGCCGCCTCATCGAAGGTGACGCCTTCCACTCTGCCGCCAACATCGAAAAGATGAGCGCTGGCATCCCCCTCAATGATGAAGACCGTGCCGGTTGGCTCGTCCGCCTGGGCGAAGAAATGGCCACCGCGTTGCGCAACGGTGAGCGTCCGATTGTCACCTGTTCTGCGCTCAAACTCAGCTATCGCGAAAAGCTTCGCGAGGCGGTGCCGGGGCTGGGTTTTATATTTCTCGAGCTGAGCAAGGAACTGGCAATCCAGCGCTGTGAGCACCGCCCAGGGCATTTCATGCCCGCGAGCCTGGTGGACAGCCAGTTCGCGACGCTCGAACCCCCTTATGGCGAACCCTTGACGCTGGTGGTCGATGCGACCCTCCACGTCGATACGCTGGGAGAACAAGCCGCCGCCTGGTGGAAAGCTTCGTGGCCACAAAAATAA
- a CDS encoding GntP family permease has product MFGMTQETYLLVDALVTIIGLVLLITRFKVHPFVALTIASGFLGLTSGMPVDKVMKSFQDGFGGVLGFVGILLALGTMLGKLMADSGGADQIARTLVRLFGKDRVHWAMMFSAFLVGIPLFFEIGFVLLIPLVFIVARRTGLSIVKIGIPLLAGLSAVHGLVPPHPGPLLAIGVFNADIGKTIFYGLIVALPTAMIAGPIYGKWISRYIPGTPSKELMDQIAQESTTENLPGFGITLVTILLPVFLMLLKTLADIVLPDTSIIRVWMDLIGHPITALLAALLLAFYTFGAARGFSRQQIMKLLDQSLAPVAAIVMIVGAGGGFKQMLVASGVGDVIGHMAVRAEISPILLAWLVAAVIRIATGSATVATITGAGIVAPVVAMIPGVNRELLVLATGAGSLILSHVNDAGFWLVKQYFNMTVAETFKTWTAMETILSVVGLIFILLLSLLV; this is encoded by the coding sequence ATGTTCGGCATGACCCAAGAGACGTACCTGCTCGTCGATGCACTGGTGACCATCATCGGCCTTGTGCTGCTGATCACCCGCTTTAAAGTTCACCCTTTCGTCGCGCTGACCATCGCCTCCGGCTTTTTGGGCCTGACCTCCGGCATGCCTGTGGACAAGGTCATGAAGTCATTCCAGGACGGCTTCGGCGGCGTTCTCGGCTTCGTCGGCATCCTCTTGGCGCTGGGCACCATGCTCGGCAAATTGATGGCTGACTCAGGCGGCGCCGACCAGATCGCCCGCACCCTGGTCCGACTGTTCGGCAAGGATCGTGTGCACTGGGCGATGATGTTCTCAGCATTCCTAGTGGGCATCCCGCTGTTCTTCGAGATCGGCTTCGTCCTGTTGATCCCGCTGGTGTTCATCGTGGCTCGACGCACAGGCTTATCGATTGTCAAAATCGGCATCCCCCTGCTGGCCGGGCTGTCAGCGGTGCACGGGCTGGTCCCGCCGCATCCGGGTCCGCTGCTGGCAATTGGCGTATTTAATGCCGACATCGGTAAAACCATTTTCTACGGTCTGATCGTCGCGCTGCCCACAGCGATGATCGCCGGACCGATCTACGGCAAGTGGATTTCACGCTACATTCCTGGCACACCGTCAAAAGAGTTGATGGACCAGATCGCCCAGGAGTCGACAACCGAAAACCTGCCGGGCTTCGGCATCACGCTGGTCACGATCCTGCTGCCAGTGTTTCTGATGCTGCTCAAAACCCTGGCCGACATCGTACTGCCGGACACCAGCATTATTCGGGTCTGGATGGACCTGATCGGTCACCCGATCACCGCCCTCCTCGCCGCCTTGTTGCTGGCGTTCTACACGTTTGGTGCCGCTCGCGGTTTCTCCCGGCAGCAGATTATGAAGCTGCTTGATCAGAGCCTGGCGCCTGTCGCGGCCATCGTCATGATCGTCGGCGCGGGCGGTGGTTTTAAACAAATGCTAGTCGCCAGCGGCGTGGGTGATGTGATTGGCCACATGGCGGTCCGTGCGGAAATTTCGCCGATTCTGCTGGCCTGGCTGGTTGCTGCGGTAATCCGCATTGCGACGGGCTCCGCAACAGTCGCAACCATCACCGGCGCGGGTATCGTCGCGCCAGTAGTGGCCATGATCCCAGGGGTAAACCGCGAACTGCTGGTGCTCGCAACGGGTGCGGGCTCGCTGATCCTGTCGCACGTCAACGATGCGGGCTTCTGGCTGGTGAAGCAGTACTTCAACATGACCGTCGCCGAAACCTTCAAAACCTGGACCGCGATGGAAACCATTCTGTCGGTGGTCGGGCTGATCTTCATTCTATTGTTGTCACTGTTGGTTTGA
- the csrA gene encoding carbon storage regulator CsrA: protein MLILTRKVGESINIGDDITVTILGVQGLQVRLGINAPKNVSVHREEIYKRIQAEIAPHQDPQ from the coding sequence ATGTTGATACTCACCCGAAAAGTAGGCGAAAGCATAAACATTGGTGACGACATCACCGTTACGATTCTTGGCGTTCAGGGCCTTCAGGTCCGGCTAGGTATCAATGCTCCAAAAAATGTTTCTGTGCATCGTGAAGAAATTTACAAACGTATCCAAGCCGAGATCGCACCCCACCAAGACCCCCAATGA
- a CDS encoding LysR family transcriptional regulator yields the protein MDTVQAMRVVLAIIEHGSLTAASEKLDVSLPTVVRVLASTEQHLGVRLFERTTRHVRITEEGKLYADVCRTVIREIGDIEDVFRDKESEPSGPLSITAPVLFGRHHVAPVLNGFMARYPKVTVNLSLIDRVTDLLEEGIDVAVRIGHVTAPDLVVSRVGQVRRYLCASPALLAELRTLKTPDDLNGAPFICLAGVLGGTQLMLQENGKPLPVKITNIRMTTNNGDTAISACLSGLGIGFFLSYQVQDLIDAGQLERVLIDYQPEPLPVSLVYLPSRRVSIRSRTFIAWAKVKLGERLIRFATPERSS from the coding sequence ATGGACACGGTTCAAGCGATGCGGGTGGTATTGGCGATAATCGAGCATGGCAGCCTTACGGCCGCATCGGAAAAGCTCGATGTCTCACTGCCGACCGTGGTCCGGGTATTGGCCTCTACGGAGCAGCACTTGGGTGTGCGCTTGTTCGAACGCACCACCCGACATGTGCGGATCACGGAGGAGGGCAAACTGTACGCCGATGTCTGTCGTACGGTGATTCGTGAAATCGGCGACATTGAGGATGTGTTCCGCGACAAGGAGAGTGAGCCCAGCGGTCCTTTGTCGATCACGGCCCCGGTGCTGTTCGGTCGTCATCACGTAGCCCCGGTGCTCAACGGGTTCATGGCTCGCTATCCCAAGGTGACAGTGAACTTGAGCCTGATCGACCGGGTGACTGACTTGCTGGAAGAAGGGATCGACGTCGCGGTGCGAATCGGCCACGTCACCGCCCCGGATCTGGTGGTGTCTCGCGTGGGGCAGGTGCGCCGTTATCTGTGTGCCAGCCCTGCATTACTGGCTGAGCTTAGGACTCTCAAGACACCGGATGACCTCAACGGCGCGCCCTTCATTTGCCTTGCTGGAGTGCTCGGGGGGACCCAGTTGATGCTGCAAGAGAACGGCAAGCCGCTGCCGGTGAAAATAACCAATATCCGCATGACCACGAATAACGGTGACACGGCTATTTCTGCCTGCCTCAGTGGGTTGGGAATCGGGTTTTTTCTGTCCTATCAGGTCCAGGACCTGATAGATGCCGGGCAACTTGAAAGAGTGCTGATTGATTACCAGCCCGAACCATTGCCGGTTTCGCTTGTTTACCTGCCATCGCGGCGGGTGTCGATTCGTTCGCGAACGTTCATCGCCTGGGCGAAGGTGAAGCTCGGTGAGCGGCTGATTCGTTTTGCAACCCCGGAACGCTCATCTTGA
- a CDS encoding glutathione binding-like protein, whose translation MKLYSRPLSGHAHRVRLFLSLLGIEHSLIEVDLADHDWIVAGPHPTLADVALYSYFAQAPEGNVDLAGYPRVNRWLVRIEALPGFVPFQKTPAGLAAIA comes from the coding sequence ATGAAGCTCTATTCCCGCCCCCTCTCCGGTCATGCCCATCGTGTTCGTCTGTTTCTGTCGTTGCTGGGTATTGAGCATTCTCTGATCGAAGTCGACCTTGCCGACCATGACTGGATCGTCGCAGGCCCCCACCCAACGCTGGCTGATGTCGCGCTGTACAGCTACTTCGCTCAAGCCCCTGAAGGCAATGTCGACCTCGCAGGCTATCCTCGGGTAAACCGTTGGCTGGTTCGGATCGAAGCATTACCAGGCTTTGTTCCCTTTCAGAAAACACCCGCAGGCCTGGCCGCAATTGCCTAA
- a CDS encoding pyridoxamine 5'-phosphate oxidase family protein, with protein MSNEQPQRPHSPWHAGERALQHSVGVAEKMGELGSRIIRDQIIEQHRAFYPQLPFVVLGTVDPEGDVWATLRDDEPGFMHAVDPYRLHLQLPRNTSDPADRGMDDGLAIGLLGIDLLTRRRNRLNGTLKRSDDHSFDISVEQSYGNCPRYIQQRQLSVRSDSRPATVQWMEQLDTDARDLINSAYSFFVASYVDDTPSGRQVDVSHRGGTSGFVRLDEDGTLTIPDFAGNLFFNTLGNFVLNPKAGLVFVDFPTGDLLQMTGDVELILHSGTLSTLEGAERLWRFSPQRIVRRSNALALRC; from the coding sequence ATGAGTAACGAACAACCTCAACGACCTCACTCACCCTGGCACGCAGGTGAACGCGCCTTGCAGCACAGCGTCGGGGTAGCCGAGAAAATGGGTGAACTAGGCAGCAGGATCATCCGTGATCAGATCATCGAGCAGCACCGTGCGTTCTACCCGCAGTTACCTTTCGTCGTGCTCGGTACGGTCGATCCCGAAGGGGATGTGTGGGCAACCCTTCGCGACGATGAGCCAGGCTTTATGCATGCGGTCGATCCATACCGTCTGCACCTGCAATTACCACGCAATACCAGTGACCCGGCGGACAGAGGCATGGATGACGGCCTGGCCATCGGTTTGTTGGGGATTGATTTACTGACCCGTCGACGCAACCGGCTTAATGGCACCCTCAAACGCAGCGACGATCACAGCTTCGACATTTCCGTCGAGCAGAGTTACGGGAATTGCCCGCGCTATATTCAACAGCGGCAACTCAGCGTCCGAAGTGACTCACGTCCGGCAACGGTTCAATGGATGGAGCAGCTGGATACCGACGCGCGCGATCTGATCAACAGCGCATATTCTTTTTTTGTCGCGTCTTACGTCGACGATACCCCGAGCGGGCGACAGGTCGATGTGTCCCACCGCGGAGGGACATCAGGTTTCGTGCGACTGGATGAGGACGGCACGCTGACGATTCCGGACTTCGCCGGCAATCTATTCTTCAATACCTTAGGTAACTTTGTCCTCAATCCGAAAGCAGGTCTGGTGTTTGTCGATTTCCCCACAGGCGACCTGCTGCAAATGACAGGCGATGTGGAGCTTATTCTTCACTCAGGCACCCTCAGCACCTTGGAAGGTGCCGAGCGGTTATGGCGTTTCAGCCCGCAACGTATCGTCAGGCGCTCGAATGCACTGGCATTACGTTGTTGA
- a CDS encoding YdcH family protein, with the protein MPVKHNLLKDLNITKEEITRRRDADDRLSQLLESYNSIDAEVVDAESGSAGNVTDEQLRKLKEKRLHVKDKIVKRLTSSD; encoded by the coding sequence ATGCCGGTCAAACATAATTTGCTCAAGGATTTGAATATCACCAAGGAAGAGATCACCAGGCGCAGAGACGCCGACGACAGGCTCAGCCAACTGCTCGAATCCTACAACTCGATAGACGCTGAAGTGGTTGACGCTGAATCCGGGTCAGCCGGAAACGTTACCGATGAACAGCTCAGGAAGCTCAAGGAAAAACGCCTGCATGTGAAGGACAAGATAGTCAAGCGTCTGACGTCTTCGGACTAA
- a CDS encoding ketopantoate reductase family protein encodes MRILIVGAGAIGGYFGGRLLEATRDVTFLVRPRRAEELERDGLIVRSPLGNVDYPDPPYVLSQALDTPYDLILLSCKAYDLDAAMESFAAAVGAETMILPLLNGMAHLDRLAARFSHTNILGGQCLISVDRDASGTIVHLNDTNQLTFGELDGQVSARIQRVTDELVGAGFEANLSSSILQEMWEKWCFIATGAGVTCSMRSTVGDVLAAGGESLVLRLLDECAEIAAKAGYPLRPQAHERFVNMLTTPGSKMTSSMLRDIERGAAIEVEHMFGDLVARRDAAGLSTADLSVLEFAYTHLKAYEARRLREH; translated from the coding sequence ATGCGCATTTTGATCGTTGGAGCCGGTGCGATCGGCGGTTATTTTGGTGGACGACTGCTGGAGGCGACGCGGGACGTGACGTTTCTGGTCAGGCCTCGTCGCGCCGAAGAGCTTGAACGTGACGGGCTGATCGTGCGAAGCCCGTTGGGCAACGTCGATTATCCTGATCCGCCCTATGTGCTGAGCCAGGCACTGGATACTCCCTATGACCTGATTCTCCTTAGTTGCAAGGCCTACGATCTCGACGCGGCGATGGAGTCTTTTGCAGCAGCGGTGGGGGCTGAAACGATGATTCTGCCGCTGCTCAATGGCATGGCGCATCTAGATCGCCTGGCCGCACGTTTCAGTCATACGAATATATTGGGCGGGCAGTGCCTGATCTCTGTGGACCGCGATGCGTCGGGCACCATCGTGCATCTGAATGACACCAACCAATTAACATTTGGCGAACTGGATGGGCAAGTGAGCGCACGTATTCAGCGCGTGACGGATGAGTTGGTCGGCGCGGGTTTTGAGGCTAACCTCAGCTCAAGCATCCTTCAGGAGATGTGGGAAAAATGGTGTTTTATCGCCACCGGTGCTGGCGTTACCTGCTCCATGCGCTCTACGGTCGGTGATGTGCTCGCCGCAGGTGGTGAGTCACTGGTATTGAGATTGCTGGATGAGTGCGCCGAGATCGCCGCCAAGGCCGGTTACCCGCTGCGCCCGCAGGCGCATGAGCGCTTTGTGAATATGTTGACGACTCCCGGGTCGAAGATGACCTCTTCCATGCTGCGAGACATCGAACGTGGTGCCGCCATCGAAGTCGAGCATATGTTCGGTGATCTGGTCGCACGCCGTGACGCGGCAGGGCTGTCGACAGCAGATTTGTCGGTTCTTGAATTCGCCTACACTCACCTTAAAGCCTATGAAGCACGGCGTTTGCGCGAACATTGA
- a CDS encoding pyridine nucleotide-disulfide oxidoreductase, with translation MYGDQLEVVCGCLVGGAGPAGMGLIFNALKSGALPDLTRDGLIIVDASPHPGTGRLGEYQITANSVGDVFLDCLRDPALREVFEPLEHSAAYWRIRDQAFVAPRLSDVGELLAEASKLVLDFIVQRYDVQVWSSTTITEVVSDDDAFQVWVEHEGRAQAILCRTLVLNLGGRQDPQHLLNALADQGLSLPPSTSIQSADTVLRMSASELREHFAPTLAAGGRFTVVGGSHSAFSVLENLASALQSVGLEELTLVHRSQIRLFYESADQALANGYEFDPVNDICPVSGRVNRSGGLRYRALDVGRDILERGRIGADGVRVHLLQTRNGPARQYERASQALAESNVVVQCTGYQPRIPELKYADGTPITLREVKGGLDSDPSGCPLDLAGRRLHGLYLFGLGSGLGIDPRLGSEPSFDGRIYGVWQFHNDASRAVIDAISARLGAAALAERGVPSRSLSERLDSGLPLFWPDLTPFKI, from the coding sequence ATGTATGGAGATCAACTGGAAGTAGTCTGCGGTTGTTTGGTAGGAGGGGCTGGCCCTGCTGGCATGGGGCTGATATTCAATGCCTTGAAAAGCGGAGCCTTGCCTGATTTAACGCGCGACGGATTGATTATCGTCGACGCCAGTCCTCATCCGGGGACTGGTAGATTGGGTGAATACCAGATTACGGCCAACTCTGTGGGCGATGTATTTCTCGATTGCCTGCGTGATCCGGCATTGCGCGAAGTGTTTGAACCGTTGGAGCACAGCGCGGCGTATTGGCGCATCCGCGATCAGGCTTTTGTCGCACCACGGCTATCAGACGTAGGGGAACTGCTGGCAGAAGCGTCGAAACTGGTGCTGGATTTTATCGTTCAACGTTATGACGTTCAGGTGTGGAGCAGCACCACGATCACGGAAGTGGTTAGCGACGATGATGCGTTTCAGGTCTGGGTCGAACACGAGGGGCGTGCTCAGGCGATTCTGTGCCGTACGCTGGTACTCAACCTTGGTGGCCGTCAAGATCCGCAGCATCTGCTAAACGCACTGGCAGATCAGGGGTTATCGCTGCCTCCGTCGACCAGTATTCAAAGTGCCGATACAGTGCTGCGTATGAGTGCCTCAGAGTTGCGCGAACATTTTGCGCCGACCCTCGCCGCAGGGGGGCGATTCACAGTGGTCGGTGGTTCTCATAGTGCTTTTTCCGTGCTGGAAAACCTCGCCAGCGCACTGCAAAGCGTTGGTCTGGAAGAGCTGACTTTGGTGCATCGCTCGCAAATCCGTTTGTTCTATGAAAGTGCCGATCAGGCATTGGCGAACGGCTACGAGTTTGATCCGGTCAATGATATTTGCCCGGTATCAGGCCGGGTCAACCGGTCAGGCGGCTTGCGTTATCGCGCTTTAGACGTGGGCCGGGACATTCTTGAGCGCGGCCGAATAGGTGCGGACGGGGTCCGGGTCCATCTCCTGCAAACTCGAAATGGCCCCGCCCGGCAGTATGAACGTGCGAGCCAAGCGTTGGCTGAATCGAATGTGGTGGTGCAATGCACGGGTTATCAACCTCGGATACCTGAACTCAAATACGCCGATGGCACGCCGATCACCCTGCGCGAGGTGAAGGGCGGTCTTGATTCCGACCCTTCAGGCTGTCCTTTGGATCTGGCGGGGCGGCGCTTACACGGTTTGTATCTGTTCGGTCTGGGCTCGGGGCTTGGGATTGACCCGCGCCTGGGCAGCGAGCCGTCCTTCGATGGGAGAATCTACGGCGTCTGGCAGTTTCATAACGACGCCAGCCGCGCTGTCATCGACGCTATATCAGCACGATTGGGAGCCGCAGCATTGGCTGAACGGGGAGTCCCCAGCCGTAGCTTGAGCGAGCGTTTAGACAGTGGCTTGCCACTTTTCTGGCCAGACCTCACACCCTTCAAAATATAA
- a CDS encoding DUF1652 domain-containing protein: MIAYRLSTLELRGIIERAFLPLRCKCTVAPDFSLTVQISDPQSDRVDLIVTGISLDRLNNSRDICELVAELRYDLANHGQLHTQARYAG, translated from the coding sequence ATGATTGCGTACAGGCTTTCCACGTTGGAACTACGAGGTATTATCGAACGTGCCTTTTTGCCGTTGCGCTGCAAGTGCACGGTGGCGCCTGATTTCTCATTGACCGTTCAAATTTCCGACCCTCAATCCGACCGGGTCGATTTGATCGTCACGGGCATTTCTTTGGACCGGCTTAATAACAGTCGGGATATATGCGAATTGGTGGCTGAGCTGCGTTATGACCTGGCTAACCATGGTCAGCTGCATACACAGGCCCGCTACGCCGGGTGA
- a CDS encoding GNAT family N-acetyltransferase, giving the protein MFLHRPLEEKDIPVICEFPQSADELFYMFPKATYPLTPHQLKEAITHCSDSTVIEMDGTVVGFANFSRWEFRGRCSLGNVIISPHARSRGVGRYLISYMIDIAFDKHEAREVTASCFNRNVPGLLFYPKLGFQPYAVDERQDKHGARVALIHLRLARSES; this is encoded by the coding sequence ATGTTTCTTCATCGCCCCCTGGAAGAAAAAGACATCCCGGTTATCTGTGAATTTCCACAGAGCGCCGACGAGCTGTTTTATATGTTTCCCAAGGCCACTTATCCGCTGACTCCGCATCAGCTAAAAGAGGCTATCACCCACTGCTCCGACTCCACCGTGATTGAAATGGATGGCACAGTAGTCGGTTTCGCAAACTTCTCTCGTTGGGAGTTTCGGGGCCGTTGTTCGCTGGGTAATGTCATCATTTCCCCCCATGCTCGCTCGCGAGGTGTGGGGCGTTATCTGATCAGCTACATGATTGATATCGCTTTCGATAAGCACGAGGCCCGGGAGGTGACTGCATCGTGTTTCAACCGCAACGTCCCGGGTCTGTTGTTCTACCCCAAGCTCGGCTTTCAGCCGTATGCCGTGGACGAGCGTCAAGACAAACACGGCGCCAGGGTTGCGCTGATTCATCTGCGACTCGCAAGAAGCGAGTCATGA
- the dctM gene encoding C4-dicarboxylate TRAP transporter large permease protein DctM encodes MTVLCLFLLLFVFMFLGVPIAISLGLSGAVSILLFSQDSLSSLAIKLFETSDSYTFLAIPFFLLSGAFMTTGGVAQRLIDFANACVGHIRGGLAIAAVLACMLFAALSGSSPATVAAVGSIAVAGMVRSGYPKEFGAGIICNAGTLGILIPPSIVMVVYAAATETSVGKLFIAGIVPGILLGVILMVVIYIVARVKKLPAQPRVSFRQWLHTARRAFWGLLLLVIILGGIYSGMFTPTEAAAVAAVYSAFVALFVYKDMRFRDCPKVLMESGRLSIMLMFIIANAMLFAHVLTTEQIPQQITTWVISEGLTPIGFLIMVNIVLLVAGSFMEPSAIVLILAPIFFPIAMKLGIDPIHLGIVMVVNMEIGLVHPPVGLNLFVTSAVTGLTLGQTIRAAMPWLMILLAFLILVTYVPFISMALPNWLGMP; translated from the coding sequence ATGACGGTTCTTTGTCTGTTCCTGCTGCTGTTCGTTTTTATGTTCCTGGGCGTGCCGATCGCGATTTCGCTGGGTCTGTCCGGGGCGGTTTCCATCCTCTTGTTCAGTCAGGACTCGTTGAGTTCGCTGGCGATCAAGCTGTTTGAAACGTCTGACAGCTACACCTTTCTGGCGATCCCATTCTTCCTGTTATCGGGCGCGTTCATGACCACCGGCGGCGTTGCGCAACGCCTGATCGACTTTGCCAACGCTTGCGTCGGGCACATTCGTGGAGGATTGGCGATTGCCGCTGTGCTGGCCTGCATGTTGTTCGCGGCATTGTCTGGCTCCTCTCCGGCGACGGTGGCTGCCGTTGGCTCCATCGCGGTGGCAGGCATGGTGCGCTCCGGTTATCCAAAAGAGTTCGGCGCAGGCATCATCTGTAACGCGGGGACGCTAGGCATCCTGATCCCGCCGTCCATCGTCATGGTGGTGTACGCCGCCGCGACTGAAACCTCGGTGGGCAAGTTGTTCATCGCCGGCATTGTCCCCGGGATTTTGCTCGGTGTGATCTTGATGGTGGTGATCTACATCGTCGCCAGGGTCAAGAAGTTACCGGCACAGCCACGGGTCAGCTTTCGTCAGTGGTTGCACACCGCACGGCGTGCATTCTGGGGCTTGCTGCTGCTTGTGATCATCCTCGGCGGTATCTATAGCGGCATGTTCACCCCGACGGAAGCAGCGGCGGTGGCAGCAGTCTATTCGGCCTTCGTTGCGTTGTTCGTCTACAAGGACATGCGGTTCCGTGACTGCCCGAAAGTGTTGATGGAGTCCGGACGGCTGTCGATCATGCTGATGTTCATCATCGCTAACGCCATGCTCTTCGCCCACGTCCTGACCACCGAACAGATTCCGCAGCAAATCACGACATGGGTGATTTCCGAAGGCCTGACGCCCATTGGTTTTCTGATCATGGTCAATATCGTATTGCTGGTGGCCGGCAGCTTCATGGAGCCGTCGGCCATCGTGTTGATCCTGGCACCGATTTTCTTCCCGATTGCCATGAAGCTGGGCATCGACCCGATCCATCTGGGCATCGTCATGGTGGTGAACATGGAGATCGGTCTGGTGCACCCACCGGTGGGACTGAACCTGTTCGTCACCTCGGCGGTAACCGGGCTGACCCTCGGCCAGACAATCCGGGCCGCCATGCCGTGGCTGATGATCCTTCTGGCGTTCCTGATCTTGGTGACCTACGTCCCCTTCATCTCGATGGCCCTGCCCAATTGGCTGGGGATGCCTTGA